A single genomic interval of Gossypium raimondii isolate GPD5lz chromosome 11, ASM2569854v1, whole genome shotgun sequence harbors:
- the LOC105802282 gene encoding uncharacterized protein LOC105802282 isoform X1 yields MSGDNFTDGIPKFRSILGDITNRSVKRGFSSISDNVGFNSKEEASYRFTKQVCLREENPIQENPKPPQFEPNPNTSSTCSGETDTSKEGLVPVNEKVSEVIERFDLSDSDDRLDQGEGITQARGTLNDSCRNDSRDLGVGRLASSEGGCVEWLRLPKSSSQGFRSFELERCVGLKNDGSNLNAGADMLKACSCSFCLKAAYIWSDLHYQDTKGRIAVLKRSQKEASILVQKSCSGKETDIQNLGNPNKSSKLVSDLTSQWRSLFLNMEDIFVHESNQLQASYIQLKDLRDNCKMDLEQITGMPSER; encoded by the exons ATGAGCGGAGATAATTTTACGGACGGAATACCCAAATTCCGTTCAATTTTGGGTGACATTACAAATCGATCAGTTAAAAGGGGGTTTTCGTCGATTTCGGATAATGTAGGGTTTAATTCCAAAGAAGAAGCAAGTTACCGATTTACAAAACAAGTTTGTTTAAGAGAAGAAAATCCGATCCAAGAGAATCCTAAACCCCCCCAATTCGAACCAAACCCTAATACTTCTTCTACTTGTAGTGGGGAAACTGATACATCCAAAGAGGGTTTGGTGCCGGTTAATGAGAAAGTTAGCGAGGTTATAGAACGGTTTGATTTGTCTGATAGTGACGATAGATTAGATCAAGGTGAAGGCATTACACAAGCAAGGGGTACATTGAATGATAGTTGTAGGAATGATAGTAGGGATCTTGGCGTTGGTAGACTAGCGTCGAGTGAAGGTGGGTGTGTCGAGTGGTTAAGGTTGCCTAAGTCTTCGTCGCAAGGTTTTCGATCATTTGAGCTGGAGAGGTGCGTGGGACTCAAGAATGATGGTTCTAATTTGAATGCTGGTGCGGATATGCTGAAAGCTTGCTCTTGTTCTTTTTGTTTGAAAG CTGCTTATATTTGGTCGGACCTTCATTATCAAGATACCAAGGGTCGAATAGCTG TTTTGAAGAGAAGTCAGAAAGAAGCAAGCATTTTGGTTCAGAAAAGTTGCAGTGGGAAAGAAACTGACATTCAAAACCTGGGAAATCCCAACAAGTCTTCAAAATTAGTATCTGATCTCACAAGTCAGTGGAGATCACTCTTTCTTAACATGGAGGATATATTTGTTCATGAAAGCAACCAGCTT CAAGCCAGTTACATTCAACTAAAAGATTTGAGGGACAATTGCAAGATGGATCTGGAGCAGATAACAGGGATgccttcagagagatag
- the LOC105802282 gene encoding uncharacterized protein LOC105802282 isoform X3: protein MSGDNFTDGIPKFRSILGDITNRSVKRGFSSISDNVGFNSKEEASYRFTKQVCLREENPIQENPKPPQFEPNPNTSSTCSGETDTSKEGLVPVNEKVSEVIERFDLSDSDDRLDQGEGITQARGTLNDSCRNDSRDLGVGRLASSEGGCVEWLRLPKSSSQGFRSFELERCVGLKNDGSNLNAGADMLKACSCSFCLKVLKRSQKEASILVQKSCSGKETDIQNLGNPNKSSKLVSDLTSQWRSLFLNMEDIFVHESNQLQASYIQLKDLRDNCKMDLEQITGMPSER, encoded by the exons ATGAGCGGAGATAATTTTACGGACGGAATACCCAAATTCCGTTCAATTTTGGGTGACATTACAAATCGATCAGTTAAAAGGGGGTTTTCGTCGATTTCGGATAATGTAGGGTTTAATTCCAAAGAAGAAGCAAGTTACCGATTTACAAAACAAGTTTGTTTAAGAGAAGAAAATCCGATCCAAGAGAATCCTAAACCCCCCCAATTCGAACCAAACCCTAATACTTCTTCTACTTGTAGTGGGGAAACTGATACATCCAAAGAGGGTTTGGTGCCGGTTAATGAGAAAGTTAGCGAGGTTATAGAACGGTTTGATTTGTCTGATAGTGACGATAGATTAGATCAAGGTGAAGGCATTACACAAGCAAGGGGTACATTGAATGATAGTTGTAGGAATGATAGTAGGGATCTTGGCGTTGGTAGACTAGCGTCGAGTGAAGGTGGGTGTGTCGAGTGGTTAAGGTTGCCTAAGTCTTCGTCGCAAGGTTTTCGATCATTTGAGCTGGAGAGGTGCGTGGGACTCAAGAATGATGGTTCTAATTTGAATGCTGGTGCGGATATGCTGAAAGCTTGCTCTTGTTCTTTTTGTTTGAAAG TTTTGAAGAGAAGTCAGAAAGAAGCAAGCATTTTGGTTCAGAAAAGTTGCAGTGGGAAAGAAACTGACATTCAAAACCTGGGAAATCCCAACAAGTCTTCAAAATTAGTATCTGATCTCACAAGTCAGTGGAGATCACTCTTTCTTAACATGGAGGATATATTTGTTCATGAAAGCAACCAGCTT CAAGCCAGTTACATTCAACTAAAAGATTTGAGGGACAATTGCAAGATGGATCTGGAGCAGATAACAGGGATgccttcagagagatag
- the LOC128034645 gene encoding uncharacterized protein LOC128034645 — protein MKSETLTLVLVNLAGIMERADESLLPGVYKEVGAALHTDPTGLGSLTLYRSIVQSSCYPLAAYLAMHHNRAHVIALGAFLWAAATFLVAISTTFLQVALSRGLNGIGLAIVIPAIQSLVADSTDDSNRGMAFGWLQLTGNIGSILGGLCSVLIASKTIIGIPGWRFAFHLVGIISVVVGISVCFFTNDPRYSGPDNVAKDHAACKSFSLRVKDMINEAKSVMRIPTFQVIVAQGVSGSFAGSALAFAPMWLELIGFSHETTALIMTLFVISGSIGGLFGGWMGDILAKRFPNAGRIILSQISSGSAIPIAAVLMLALPDNPSTAVAHGLVFSILGLWMSWNAPATNNPIFAEIVPEKSRTSIYALDNSFESILASFAPPIVGILAQLVFGYKPIPEGSSDSIEIETDRENAASLAKALYTAIGIPMAICCFIYSFLYCTYPRNRETARMQALIESELQDREENDSISSCGKPGFHVVNSKKLDDEERSESYIEFGGEKRLDFDNNDDKKSLLHHDRSSSPA, from the exons ATGAAATCCGAGACCTTAACTTTGGTTTTAGTGAACCTAGCTGGGATAATGGAGCGAGCCGATGAGTCATTATTGCCTGGGGTTTACAAAGAAGTTGGCGCCGCTTTGCATACGGATCCGACGGGGTTAGGCTCCCTCACACTGTACCGATCCATAGTTCAATCTTCTTGTTATCCTTTAGCTGCTTACCTTGCTATGCATCACAACCGTGCTCATGTCATTGCTCTTGGCGCTTTTCTTTGGGCTGCTGCCACATTTCTCGTCGCCATTTCCACCACTTTCCTCCAG GTTGCACTTTCAAGAGGTTTGAATGGGATTGGCCTTGCAATTGTCATACCAGCCATTCAGTCCCTTGTTGCTGATTCAACCGATGATAGTAACCGTGGTATGGCTTTCGGATGGCTTCAATTGACTGGAAACATCGGTTCGATCCTAGGCGGTCTATGCTCAGTCCTTATTGCCTCAAAAACGATCATTGGCATACCTGGCTGGCGATTTGCATTCCATCTGGTTGGGATAATTAGTGTCGTAGTTGGTATTTCGGTCTGTTTTTTCACTAATGATCCACGATATTCCGGTCCCGACAATGTAGCCAAAGACCATGCTGCATGTAAGTCATTTTCATTGCGGGTGAAGGACATGATAAATGAAGCAAAGTCAGTTATGAGAATCCCAACTTTCCAAGTCATTGTTGCTCAAGGTGTTTCAGGATCATTTGCAGGATCAGCTTTGGCATTTGCTCCAATGTGGCTTGAACTAATCGGCTTCTCCCACGAAACAACGGCACTGATCATGACACTTTTTGTGATCTCGGGTTCAATTGGAGGTCTCTTTGGAGGATGGATGGGAGATATTCTTGCGAAACGCTTCCCGAATGCAGGAAGAATTATTCTGTCACAGATAAGCTCGGGTTCTGCAATCCCGATAGCTGCGGTTTTGATGCTGGCATTACCTGATAATCCCTCCACTGCAGTTGCCCATGGTCTGGTCTTTTCCATCTTGGGACTATGGATGTCATGGAATGCTCCAGCAACCAACAA TCCGATATTTGCGGAGATCGTCCCTGAGAAATCCAGAACAAGTATCTATGCGTTGGATAATTCTTTCGAGTCTATATTGGCATCATTTGCTCCTCCTATTGTTGGGATTTTGGCTCAGCTTGTTTTTGGTTATAAACCGATACCGGAAGGATCATCGGACTCAATCGAGATCGAGACAGATAGAGAGAACGCTGCATCACTTGCTAAGGCATTGTACACCGCAATTGGGATTCCGATGGCAATCTGTTGCTTCATTTACTCATTCCTCTATTGCACGTATCCGAGAAACCGGGAGACAGCACGAATGCAAGCACTGATAGAGTCGGAATTGCAAGACAGAGAGGAAAATGACTCTATTTCAAGTTGCGGAAAACCCGGATTTCATGTCGTAAACTCTAAAAAGCTTGATGACGAGGAAAGGAGTGAAAGTTACATAGAGTTTGGAGGGGAGAAGAGGCTCGATTTCGACAATAACGACGACAAGAAGTCCCTTCTGCATCATGATCGATCATCATCACCGGCTTGA
- the LOC105802282 gene encoding uncharacterized protein LOC105802282 isoform X2, with translation MSGDNFTDGIPKFRSILGDITNRSVKRGFSSISDNVGFNSKEEASYRFTKQVCLREENPIQENPKPPQFEPNPNTSSTCSGETDTSKEGLVPVNEKVSEVIERFDLSDSDDRLDQGEGITQARGTLNDSCRNDSRDLGVGRLASSEGGCVEWLRLPKSSSQGFRSFELERCVGLKNDGSNLNAGADMLKACSCSFCLKAAYIWSDLHYQDTKGRIAVLKRSQKEASILVQKSCSGKETDIQNLGNPNKSSKLVSDLTSQWRSLFLNMEDIFVHESNQLVVLCSILARRCTFT, from the exons ATGAGCGGAGATAATTTTACGGACGGAATACCCAAATTCCGTTCAATTTTGGGTGACATTACAAATCGATCAGTTAAAAGGGGGTTTTCGTCGATTTCGGATAATGTAGGGTTTAATTCCAAAGAAGAAGCAAGTTACCGATTTACAAAACAAGTTTGTTTAAGAGAAGAAAATCCGATCCAAGAGAATCCTAAACCCCCCCAATTCGAACCAAACCCTAATACTTCTTCTACTTGTAGTGGGGAAACTGATACATCCAAAGAGGGTTTGGTGCCGGTTAATGAGAAAGTTAGCGAGGTTATAGAACGGTTTGATTTGTCTGATAGTGACGATAGATTAGATCAAGGTGAAGGCATTACACAAGCAAGGGGTACATTGAATGATAGTTGTAGGAATGATAGTAGGGATCTTGGCGTTGGTAGACTAGCGTCGAGTGAAGGTGGGTGTGTCGAGTGGTTAAGGTTGCCTAAGTCTTCGTCGCAAGGTTTTCGATCATTTGAGCTGGAGAGGTGCGTGGGACTCAAGAATGATGGTTCTAATTTGAATGCTGGTGCGGATATGCTGAAAGCTTGCTCTTGTTCTTTTTGTTTGAAAG CTGCTTATATTTGGTCGGACCTTCATTATCAAGATACCAAGGGTCGAATAGCTG TTTTGAAGAGAAGTCAGAAAGAAGCAAGCATTTTGGTTCAGAAAAGTTGCAGTGGGAAAGAAACTGACATTCAAAACCTGGGAAATCCCAACAAGTCTTCAAAATTAGTATCTGATCTCACAAGTCAGTGGAGATCACTCTTTCTTAACATGGAGGATATATTTGTTCATGAAAGCAACCAGCTT GTGGTCCTATGTTCTATCCTGGCGAGGAGATGCACTTTCACGTAA
- the LOC105802280 gene encoding uncharacterized protein LOC105802280 has product MKPETLTLVLVNLAGIMERADESLLPGVYKEVGAALHTDPTGLGSLTLYRSVVQTSCYPLAAYLAMYHNRAHVIALGAFLWAAATFLVAISTTYLQVAISRGLNGIGLAIVVPAIQSLVADSTDDCNRGVAFGWLQLTGNIGSILGGLCSVLIASKTIMGIPGWRFAFHLVWIISVVVGIAVRLFANDPRFSSHDNAAKEHVGHKSFSSLAKDIINEAKSVIRIPTFQIIVAQGVSGSFPWSALSFAPMWLELIGFSHETTAMIITLFVISGSVGALFGGKMGDVLAKRFPNGGRIILSQISAGSMIPIAAVLLLGLPDDPSTAFMHALVYVIMGFCTSWNAPATNNPIFAEIVPEKSRTSIYALDRSFESVLASFAPPIVGILAQHVYGFKPIPKGSSDTIEVETDRKNAASLAKALYTAIAIPMALCSSIYSFLYCTYPRDRERARMQALIESEMQQLEDDHNAPSNAKQSEFRVADSKDKERSEMCSIDLDDNDEKSLLNHQIGFSNLEH; this is encoded by the exons ATGAAACCGGAGACTCTAACGTTAGTTTTAGTGAATCTGGCGGGAATAATGGAGCGAGCCGACGAATCATTACTGCCTGGTGTTTACAAAGAAGTTGGCGCCGCTTTGCATACGGATCCAACAGGGCTTGGCTCACTCACTCTGTATCGGTCCGTAGTTCAAACTTCTTGTTATCCTTTAGCTGCTTACCTTGCTATGTATCACAACCGTGCTCATGTTATTGCTCTCGGTGCTTTCCTTTGGGCTGCTGCAACATTTCTTGTCGCCATTTCCACTACTTACCTCCAG GTAGCAATTTCAAGAGGTTTGAATGGGATTGGCCTTGCCATTGTCGTACCAGCCATTCAGTCCCTTGTTGCCGATTCAACTGATGATTGTAACCGCGGTGTGGCTTTCGGATGGCTTCAACTTACTGGAAACATTGGCTCGATCCTAGGCGGCCTCTGTTCGGTCCTGATTGCCTCAAAAACTATCATGGGGATACCCGGCTGGCGCTTTGCGTTCCATTTGGTTTGGATAATTAGTGTTGTTGTTGGTATTGCGGTCCGTCTTTTTGCTAACGATCCACGATTTTCCAGTCATGACAACGCAGCCAAAGAACATGTTGGACACAAGTCTTTTTCATCACTGGCGAAAGACATCATAAACGAAGCAAAATCAGTTATAAGAATCCCAACTTTCCAAATCATTGTTGCTCAAGGTGTTTCGGGATCATTTCCATGGTCCGCTTTGTCATTTGCTCCGATGTGGCTTGAACTAATCGGCTTCTCCCACGAAACAACAGCAATGATCATTACGCTTTTCGTGATTTCGGGTTCAGTCGGTGCTCTCTTTGGAGGAAAGATGGGTGATGTTCTCGCAAAACGCTTCCCAAATGGTGGGAGGATCATTTTGTCGCAGATAAGCGCGGGTTCTATGATCCCCATAGCCGCAGTTTTGCTGCTGGGATTACCTGATGATCCCTCCACTGCATTTATGCATGCTTTAGTTTATGTCATCATGGGATTTTGCACATCTTGGAATGCTCCAGCAACCAACAA TCCGATATTTGCAGAGATCGTACCTGAGAAATCCCGAACAAGCATCTACGCTTTGGATCGATCTTTTGAGTCTGTACTGGCATCTTTTGCTCCTCCTATAGTAGGGATTTTGGCTCAGcatgtttatggttttaaaccGATACCTAAGGGATCATCGGACACAATAGAGGTCGAGACTGATCGGAAGAATGCTGCATCACTTGCTAAGGCACTTTACACTGCAATCGCGATTCCAATGGCTCTCTGTTCCTCTATCTATTCGTTCCTTTATTGCACGTATCCAAGAGACAGGGAAAGAGCAAGAATGCAGGCATTGATTGAATCAGAAATGCAACAACTAGAGGACGATCATAATGCTCCATCAAATGCCAAACAATCTGAATTCCGTGTGGCGGACTCGAAGGACAAAGAAAGGAGTGAAATGTGTAGCATTGATTTGGATGATAACGATGAGAAATCTCTTCTGAATCACCAGATTGGCTTCTCAAACTTAGAACACTGA
- the LOC105802281 gene encoding TPR repeat-containing thioredoxin TTL4 — MGANSLEKKSRSGFWSTVFGRCKCWPRRMSISTGSIPNQNNNNVKTSNWNTRRGRSDVDQGLDGGSYLKSPPNHSMLVVVHQQNQVCKPPVESTRITTNQRKVPKEAISISGELESMIMDYQKVKGNNSNLVRASSGNFMLYGHLGNLRQPVEGENKKEDNKVEEKPEPPSLQCKALATRRDSEKLKNLGNIDYNKGNFGEALSLYEAAIAIDPFKASYRTYRSAALEAAGRILEAVSECREAIRIEPRYHRAHHRLGNLYIRLGEVEKAMYHLKRAGPEADSDHIAKAKTLQERINKCTEAKRLRTWNVLVKETDSAIKAGADSSPFMYAFKAEALLKLHRHQEANETLLQGPKYNDEDCIKHFGPIGNANLLVVQAKVDMALGRFDDALAAMERAVRLDSNSKEANSAMSKARALATFETVGNEHFKTSNFYDACISYGEGLAHDPRNSVLLLNRAICYSKLGQDELAIEDCTRALSVRPGYTKARLKRAHCNSKLERWEASIEDYEILKKETPNDEEVKQGLSKARRQLKNKMTG; from the exons ATGGGGGCGAATTCTTTGGAGAAGAAATCGAGGAGCGGGTTTTGGAGTACAGTTTTCGGGAGGTGTAAGTGTTGGCCGAGGAGAATGTCTATTTCAACGGGTTCAATTCCAAACCAAAACAACAATAATGTTAAAACATCAAACTGGAATACACGGAGGGGGCGGAGCGATGTCGATCAGGGTCTCGACGGCGGTTCCTACTTGAAATCCCCTCCAAATCATTCGATGCTGGTCGTCGTACATCAACAAAACCAGGTTTGTAAACCGCCGGTTGAATCAACCAGAATAACAACTAACCAAAGGAAGGTGCCTAAAGAAGCCATTAGTATCTCCGGCGAGCTGGAAAGCATGATCATGGATTAtcaaaaagtaaaaggaaaCAACAGCAACCTAGTTCGAGCATCGTCGGGGAATTTCATGCTTTACGGCCATTTAGGCAACTTGAGGCAACCCGTGGAGGGAGAGAACAAAAAGGAAGATAATAAGGTTGAAGAAAAGCCTGAACCACCGTCTCTTCAATGCAAAGCTTTGGCGACGAGAAGGGACTCCGAAAAGTTGAAAAACCTCGGGAATATAGATTATAACAAAGGGAATTTTGGGGAAGCTTTGAGTTTGTACGAAGCAGCCATCGCCATTGATCCTTTCAAAGCTTCGTATCGAACCTATAGAAGTGCAGCTTTAGAAGCTGCGGGCAGGATTCTTGAAGCAGTTTCTGAGTGCAGAGAAGCCATTCGAATTGAACCTCGTTATCACCGAGCTCACCATCGTTTAGGAAATCTATATATCAG ATTGGGGGAAGTGGAAAAGGCGATGTATCACCTCAAACGTGCAGGCCCTGAGGCTGATAGCGATCACATTGCTAAAGCTAAAACTCTTCAAGAACGAATAAACAAATGTACTGAAGCAAAAAGGCTACGAACTTGGAATGTATTGGTAAAAGAGACAGATTCCGCCATTAAAGCTGGTGCAGATTCATCTCCATTT ATGTATGCATTTAAAGCGGAAGCTTTGCTGAAGCTCCATAGACACCAAGAGGCGAACGAAACATTGTTACAAGGTCCGAAATACAATGACGAGGATTGCATTAAACACTTCGGACCTATCGGTAACGCTAATTTGCTAGTTGTTCAAGCAAAGGTGGATATGGCCCTCGGCag ATTTGACGATGCCTTGGCTGCCATGGAGAGAGCAGTTAGGCTTGACTCGAACAGCAAAGAAGCAAACAGTGCAATGAGCAAAGCTAGAGCATTGGCGACGTTCGAAACCGTTGGAAATGAGCATTTCAAGACATCAAATTTCTACGATGCATGTATCTCATATGGCGAGGGGCTGGCGCATGACCCCCGCAACTCTGTCTTGTTGCTTAACCGAGCGATCTGTTATTCCAAACTTGGCCAGGACGAACTCGCAATCGAGGACTGCACCCGTGCCCTTAGTGTCCGCCCTGGTTACACCAAAGCTAGACTCAAAAGAGCCCATTGCAATTCCAAG TTGGAGAGATGGGAAGCTTCGATAGAAGACTACGAGATCTTGAAAAAAGAAACTCCGAACGACGAGGAGGTGAAACAAGGTTTGTCCAAAGCTCGAAGACAACTCAAGAACAAGATGACAGGTTAG
- the LOC105801435 gene encoding putative RING-H2 finger protein ATL19 — protein MASISYECYDIVYRVFQPHSRFQQTHHTPPRPMQIELILNVTSLLIPRRRIDGHLINFERLSLETIRFDLGLLQSHDQLRLALAPNFIRYGIDVVSTAYDMIIYEIVECGLRIADSTTGNNCEVLPLCFEMRVVFVEKENEEEEVSIGRATAESELEFERSNYGMVAAKESFVKKMLKKVGVKSRDEDCLICLEELEIGIDASQMPCSHAFHCNCIEKWLKVSHYCPVCRFAMPTD, from the coding sequence ATGGCTTCAATTTCTTACGAGTGTTATGACATTGTTTACCGTGTTTTCCAACCCCATTCCAGATTCCAACAAACCCATCACACACCTCCCCGTCCCATGCAAATCGAGTTGATCCTCAACGTAACTTCCCTTTTAATCCCTCGTCGTCGCATTGATGGCCACCTGATCAACTTCGAGCGTTTATCCCTCGAAACAATTCGTTTCGATCTCGGCCTTTTGCAAAGCCACGACCAGCTTCGTCTTGCTCTTGCTCCCAATTTTATAAGATACGGAATCGACGTAGTCTCTACTGCTTACGATATGATCATTTATGAAATTGTCGAATGTGGGCTTAGAATTGCGGATTCGACGACGGGAAATAATTGCGAAGTCTTGCCTTTGTGTTTCGAGATGCGGGTCGTCTTTGTGGAAAAGGAAAACGAAGAGGAGGAGGTTTCGATTGGAAGAGCTACGGCGGAATCGGAATTGGAGTTCGAGAGGAGTAACTACGGCATGGTTGCTGCTAAAGAGTCTTTTGTTAAGAAGATGCTAAAGAAAGTAGGAGTAAAAAGTCGAGATGAAGATTGCTTGATTTGTTTGGAGGAGCTAGAGATTGGGATCGACGCTTCTCAGATGCCTTGTTCGCATGCTTTTCATTGTAATTGTATCGAAAAGTGGTTGAAGGTTAGCCATTATTGTCCTGTTTGCCGCTTTGCCATGCCGACCGATTAG